A genomic window from Flavobacterium sp. I3-2 includes:
- a CDS encoding peptidylprolyl isomerase has protein sequence MQDGIYAKFNTEKGSILVKLTHDKTPGTVGNFVALAEGNLENKARPQGKPYYDGLKFHRVISDFMIQGGCPKGTGTGDPGYKFDDEFHPELKHDKPGILSMANAGPGTNGSQFFITHIATPWLDNNHTVFGHVVEGQEIVDAVEQSDVLESVEIIRVGEEAKNWNAVEAFRTFEGSREKRIAAEKAAAAAELDAIAAGFETTESGLRYQFIQKGNGKQAEKGKKVAVHYKGQLVNGKEFDNSFKRKDPIEFTLGVGQVIEGWDEGIQLLKVGDKARFVIPSHLGYGSRGAGGVIPPNAVLIFDVELMDVK, from the coding sequence ATGCAAGACGGAATTTATGCAAAATTCAACACCGAAAAAGGTTCGATTTTAGTTAAATTAACTCACGATAAAACACCTGGAACTGTTGGTAACTTTGTTGCTTTAGCAGAAGGAAACTTAGAAAACAAAGCACGTCCACAAGGAAAACCATATTACGACGGATTAAAATTTCACCGCGTGATTTCGGATTTCATGATTCAAGGTGGATGTCCAAAAGGAACAGGAACTGGTGATCCAGGTTATAAGTTTGATGATGAATTTCATCCAGAATTAAAACACGATAAACCAGGAATTTTATCAATGGCAAATGCGGGTCCTGGAACAAACGGATCTCAATTTTTCATCACACACATTGCTACGCCTTGGTTAGATAATAATCATACTGTTTTTGGACATGTAGTAGAAGGTCAAGAAATTGTGGATGCAGTTGAACAATCAGATGTTTTAGAAAGCGTAGAAATTATCAGAGTTGGTGAAGAAGCTAAAAACTGGAATGCGGTTGAAGCTTTCCGTACTTTTGAAGGTTCTCGTGAAAAAAGAATTGCTGCTGAAAAAGCCGCTGCTGCTGCAGAATTAGATGCAATCGCTGCTGGTTTTGAAACTACAGAAAGCGGTTTACGTTACCAGTTTATCCAAAAAGGAAACGGAAAACAAGCTGAAAAAGGTAAAAAAGTTGCTGTTCATTATAAAGGTCAATTAGTAAACGGAAAGGAATTTGACAATTCATTTAAACGCAAAGATCCAATTGAATTTACATTAGGAGTTGGACAAGTAATCGAAGGTTGGGACGAAGGAATTCAATTATTAAAAGTGGGTGATAAAGCTCGTTTTGTAATTCCATCTCATTTAGGTTATGGTTCACGTGGAGCCGGTGGAGTTATTCCTCCGAATGCTGTTTTAATTTTCGACGTTGAATTAATGGACGTAAAATAA
- the trmD gene encoding tRNA (guanosine(37)-N1)-methyltransferase TrmD, producing the protein MRIDIITVLPELIKSPFEASILKRAIAKGLVEVHFHNLRDYSTNKHKNVDDYQFGGGAGMVMSIEPIDACITKLKSERTYDDVIYMSPDGETLDQQMANSLSMVENIIILCGHYKGVDQRVRDHFITREVSIGDYVLSGGELGAAVLCDTIIRLIPGVLSNETSALTDSFQDNLLAPPIYTRPAEYKGWKVPDILLSGNFPEIEKWREQKAYEHTLNRRPDLLDKE; encoded by the coding sequence ATGCGTATTGATATTATTACCGTTTTACCTGAGCTGATTAAAAGTCCGTTTGAAGCTTCGATTCTTAAAAGAGCAATTGCTAAAGGATTGGTAGAAGTTCATTTCCATAATCTTAGAGATTATAGTACAAACAAACATAAAAATGTCGATGATTATCAGTTTGGTGGTGGGGCAGGAATGGTGATGAGTATTGAGCCGATTGATGCTTGTATAACTAAACTTAAAAGTGAACGTACTTACGACGACGTTATTTATATGTCTCCAGATGGTGAAACTTTGGATCAACAAATGGCTAATTCGTTGTCGATGGTTGAAAATATCATTATTTTATGTGGTCATTATAAAGGTGTCGATCAACGTGTTCGCGATCATTTTATAACGCGTGAAGTTTCGATTGGTGATTATGTACTTTCTGGAGGTGAACTTGGAGCTGCAGTTCTTTGCGATACTATTATTCGATTAATTCCAGGAGTTTTATCTAACGAGACTTCTGCTTTGACAGATAGTTTTCAAGATAATTTATTAGCTCCACCAATTTATACTCGTCCGGCTGAATATAAAGGATGGAAAGTTCCGGATATTTTATTGAGTGGAAATTTTCCTGAAATTGAAAAATGGCGCGAGCAAAAAGCTTACGAACATACATTAAATCGTAGACCTGATTTGTTAGATAAAGAATAA
- a CDS encoding FMN-binding glutamate synthase family protein, whose amino-acid sequence MLHQKFLNRFVIRQIIWTVVIIYLAVTIGLVIFKGHNLLTLILPLVLFFLAYTDAFQTKHTIRKNYPIIGRLRYILESVRPELRQYFFEGELDGKPFNRRERSIVYQRAKNEKQTVSFGMQDDPNRIGYEWASHSVYPKHVTDFNFRTTIGNSSCKQPYSASIYNISAMSYGALSKKAITALNKGAQLGGFAHNTGEGGISDYHRSGGDLIWQIGTGYFGCRTKDGKFDGDLFKERTAYPEVKMIELKLSQGAKPGHGGLLPAEKNTIEVSKIRNVEPFTTVHSPSSHSAFSDANGLVHFIQRLRDLSGGKPVGFKICIGRKDEFIEIVEAMKSNNIYPDFITVDGAEGGTGAAPLEFIDYMGMALSDALVFVNKTLKEYGIRENIKIIAAGKVISAFDLAKNMALGADACYSARGMMFALGCIQALQCDSGHCPVGIATQDPLLYKGMDITDKSVRVATFHKNTMKAFGEFISACGFEKPSEIKPETFHKRIEHGKNLTFAEMYFNDKK is encoded by the coding sequence ATGTTACATCAAAAATTTTTAAATCGTTTTGTTATTCGCCAAATTATTTGGACAGTTGTCATCATTTATTTAGCAGTTACAATTGGACTGGTTATTTTTAAAGGTCATAATTTGTTGACTTTAATTTTGCCATTAGTTTTGTTTTTTCTTGCATATACAGATGCTTTTCAAACAAAACATACCATCAGAAAAAACTATCCGATTATTGGAAGGTTGAGATATATTTTAGAATCTGTTCGTCCAGAACTAAGACAATATTTCTTTGAAGGCGAGTTAGATGGAAAACCATTTAATAGACGTGAGCGTTCAATTGTTTATCAAAGAGCTAAAAATGAAAAACAAACCGTTTCATTTGGTATGCAAGATGATCCAAATCGTATTGGTTATGAGTGGGCTTCACATTCTGTTTATCCTAAACATGTAACTGATTTCAATTTTAGAACTACTATTGGAAATTCTTCATGTAAACAACCTTATAGCGCAAGTATTTACAATATCAGTGCGATGAGTTATGGCGCTTTGAGTAAAAAAGCAATTACAGCTTTGAACAAAGGTGCTCAATTAGGTGGTTTTGCTCATAATACAGGAGAAGGAGGTATCTCTGATTATCACAGATCAGGAGGTGACTTAATCTGGCAAATTGGTACAGGATATTTTGGTTGTAGAACTAAAGATGGAAAATTCGACGGAGATTTATTCAAAGAAAGAACAGCTTATCCAGAAGTTAAAATGATTGAGCTAAAACTTTCTCAAGGAGCTAAACCAGGACATGGAGGATTATTACCTGCTGAAAAAAATACAATTGAAGTGTCTAAAATCAGAAATGTTGAACCATTCACGACTGTACATTCACCATCTTCACATTCCGCATTTTCTGACGCAAACGGATTAGTTCATTTTATTCAACGTTTGAGAGATCTTTCTGGAGGTAAGCCAGTTGGGTTTAAAATTTGTATTGGTCGAAAAGATGAATTCATTGAAATTGTTGAAGCAATGAAATCTAATAATATCTATCCTGATTTTATTACAGTAGATGGTGCTGAAGGTGGAACAGGAGCAGCTCCCTTAGAGTTTATTGACTATATGGGAATGGCTTTGTCTGATGCTTTGGTTTTTGTAAACAAAACTTTAAAAGAATACGGAATAAGAGAAAATATCAAGATTATTGCTGCTGGTAAAGTTATTTCAGCTTTTGATTTAGCAAAAAATATGGCACTAGGTGCAGATGCTTGTTATAGTGCTCGTGGAATGATGTTCGCTTTAGGATGTATCCAAGCGTTACAATGTGATAGTGGTCATTGTCCAGTTGGAATTGCTACTCAAGATCCGTTGTTATATAAAGGAATGGATATTACAGATAAATCTGTTCGTGTTGCTACTTTCCATAAAAATACAATGAAGGCTTTTGGTGAGTTTATTTCGGCTTGTGGTTTTGAAAAACCATCGGAGATTAAACCAGAAACATTTCATAAACGTATCGAACATGGAAAAAATTTAACATTCGCTGAAATGTATTTTAACGATAAAAAATAA
- a CDS encoding ABC transporter permease/M1 family aminopeptidase, whose product MLKNIFLFETKRWFTSWSFYIYLALFFALSFFVMAGMVGYFDFLGVTTASNTYANSPMAINSLINGLSQLVYFIVPTIIGATVYRDFKYNVHTILFSYPFNKFDYLAGKFLSGFVITILVTMSIGFAFFLATILPFANPELVGPIRFWAYFQSYFLFVIPNIFFIGTILFALVTLARNVSVGVIFVFVLFVVQALISNLTVDMDDKFVPALLDPFGSEAIQYVTKYWTIDEQNLNNVPFTDVIIYNRLIWIGFSLLVFVGLYFTFSFTQSPISFSRKKKGIRFVKNNFGSIMKLNLPKVNYNYSFGQNLKTTWNLSRFEFSSIIKNWIFITIVVIMLVFVLVSGVTLGQELYGTKTFPVTWKVLELISGTFSFFIAILIYLFSGILIQNGVTSRMNLLVDSTPIPNWALYLSKVIALIKMTVLLLFVGMLSCILVQIYYGYYHFEFDIYLQSLFVFELIDYLIIILFSIFVQSLFKNYLAGFFAILVFMIAKPFLYKLGIEQQIFSFNSGGVGSYSDMNGFGTLRTFFIYKAYWFLFTLVLSCITLLLWRRGIVSGIKERLSIAKSRFNFKIAIPMLVFLIGFVGIGYAIYWHNNIMEPYYSAKEMELQQVDFEKKYKKFEKYAQPRITDVNVEMNIFPYENNYDATVKYVVQNKSNQPIDSLFINYGKNLKYIKFSKENTLVSKDTLHDFNIYKLAQALQPGETMNVEFKVQNKPNTFLTNRSPIIENGTFINNSIFPSFGYSDGFEIADNDVRKKYGLPNKERMPEADDLEARANTYISSEADWINFETTVSTAADQIAIAPGYLQKEWEDNGRKYFHYKMDQKMLNFYAFNSGRYEVRKENKDGINFEVYYHKGHEYNVERMMDAMQKSIKYYSENFSPYQHKQARIIEFPRTMGTFAQAFANTMPFSEGIGFIADVDEEDPNAVDYPFSVVSHEMAHQWWAHQVIGANVKGATLMSESVSEYSSLMVLQERYGKGQMRKFLKDALDSYLQGRTFEWKSENPLMYNENQQYIHYNKGSLVLYAMSDYIGEKNFNDALKEYVSAVAFQEAPYTNSIEFVSYIQKATPDSLQYLIKDMFETITLYNNKANNVISKKLPNGNYLVEIDFNVAKYRSGKDGEKIYKDENGKTLVYGTGKNKVESLPLQDYVEIGIFGEPKKQGKYELENELFIKKYKIDKINNKIQIEVKEKPIEVGVDPYNKLIDTDSNDNRKKI is encoded by the coding sequence ATGCTAAAGAACATATTTTTATTTGAAACAAAAAGATGGTTCACGAGCTGGTCTTTTTATATTTATTTAGCACTGTTTTTTGCCTTATCATTTTTTGTTATGGCTGGAATGGTTGGCTATTTCGATTTTTTAGGTGTCACAACAGCATCGAACACTTACGCAAATTCACCAATGGCAATAAATTCTTTAATTAATGGATTGTCACAATTGGTTTATTTTATTGTACCAACAATAATTGGTGCGACAGTGTACCGAGATTTTAAATACAATGTACATACTATTTTATTCTCGTATCCTTTTAACAAATTTGATTATTTAGCTGGTAAATTTTTAAGTGGATTTGTAATTACAATTCTGGTAACAATGTCAATTGGTTTTGCTTTCTTTTTAGCAACTATTTTACCATTTGCAAATCCTGAATTAGTTGGACCTATACGTTTTTGGGCTTATTTCCAATCTTATTTCTTATTTGTAATTCCAAATATTTTTTTCATCGGAACCATATTATTTGCCTTAGTTACTTTAGCAAGAAACGTTTCGGTTGGTGTAATATTCGTGTTTGTTTTATTTGTAGTTCAAGCGTTAATAAGCAATCTAACGGTTGATATGGATGATAAATTTGTTCCTGCTTTACTTGATCCGTTTGGTTCAGAAGCTATTCAATATGTAACTAAATATTGGACAATTGATGAACAAAATTTAAATAACGTACCATTTACCGATGTGATTATCTACAATCGATTAATTTGGATTGGTTTTTCACTTCTGGTTTTTGTAGGATTGTATTTTACATTCTCGTTTACACAGTCGCCAATTTCATTTTCAAGAAAGAAAAAAGGAATTCGTTTTGTAAAAAACAACTTTGGAAGCATCATGAAGTTGAACCTTCCTAAAGTAAACTATAATTATTCTTTTGGTCAAAATCTAAAAACAACTTGGAACTTATCAAGATTTGAATTTAGTTCTATCATTAAAAACTGGATTTTTATAACTATTGTGGTAATCATGCTTGTTTTTGTTTTGGTTTCTGGAGTTACATTAGGACAAGAATTATATGGCACAAAAACATTTCCAGTTACATGGAAGGTTTTAGAATTAATATCAGGAACGTTTAGTTTCTTCATCGCAATATTAATTTATTTATTCTCAGGAATTTTAATTCAAAACGGAGTTACTTCTCGAATGAATTTGTTAGTAGATTCAACTCCAATTCCAAATTGGGCATTGTATTTATCTAAAGTAATTGCCTTAATAAAAATGACCGTTCTATTACTTTTTGTAGGAATGTTGTCATGTATTTTGGTTCAGATTTATTACGGATATTATCATTTTGAATTCGATATATATTTACAATCATTATTTGTATTTGAATTGATTGATTATCTAATCATCATTCTATTCTCGATATTTGTTCAATCGTTATTCAAAAACTATTTAGCTGGTTTCTTTGCGATTTTAGTATTCATGATTGCAAAACCATTCTTGTACAAATTAGGTATCGAACAGCAAATTTTTTCGTTCAATTCTGGTGGTGTCGGAAGTTATTCTGATATGAATGGATTCGGCACTTTAAGAACTTTCTTTATTTACAAAGCGTATTGGTTTTTATTTACCTTAGTTCTTAGTTGTATTACTTTATTACTTTGGAGAAGAGGAATTGTTTCTGGAATTAAAGAGCGCTTATCGATTGCAAAAAGCCGTTTCAATTTTAAAATAGCGATTCCAATGTTGGTTTTCTTAATCGGATTTGTAGGAATTGGTTATGCAATTTATTGGCACAATAATATTATGGAACCATATTATTCTGCAAAAGAAATGGAATTACAACAAGTTGATTTCGAAAAGAAATACAAGAAATTTGAAAAATACGCGCAACCTAGAATTACAGATGTAAATGTTGAAATGAACATTTTTCCTTACGAAAATAATTACGATGCAACGGTTAAGTATGTTGTTCAAAACAAATCAAACCAACCCATTGATTCGTTATTTATCAACTACGGAAAAAACTTAAAATACATCAAGTTCAGTAAAGAAAACACGTTGGTTTCTAAAGATACGTTGCACGATTTTAATATTTATAAATTAGCTCAAGCTTTACAGCCAGGCGAAACCATGAACGTTGAATTTAAAGTTCAGAATAAACCAAATACCTTTTTAACGAATCGTTCTCCAATTATAGAAAACGGAACATTTATTAATAACAGTATTTTTCCTTCATTTGGATATTCAGACGGATTCGAAATTGCCGATAACGATGTACGAAAAAAATACGGTTTACCAAATAAAGAACGTATGCCAGAAGCTGATGATTTAGAAGCTCGTGCAAACACTTACATTTCTAGCGAAGCCGATTGGATTAACTTTGAAACAACGGTTTCTACAGCTGCAGATCAGATTGCCATTGCGCCAGGTTACCTTCAAAAAGAATGGGAAGATAATGGTCGTAAATATTTCCATTACAAGATGGATCAGAAAATGTTGAATTTCTACGCATTTAATTCTGGACGATATGAAGTCCGCAAAGAAAATAAAGATGGAATCAATTTCGAAGTATATTATCATAAAGGACATGAATATAATGTAGAACGAATGATGGATGCGATGCAAAAGTCTATCAAATATTATTCAGAAAACTTTAGTCCGTATCAGCATAAACAAGCACGTATAATTGAATTCCCTAGAACCATGGGAACATTTGCTCAAGCTTTTGCTAATACGATGCCTTTCTCTGAAGGAATTGGTTTTATCGCCGATGTAGATGAAGAAGATCCAAATGCTGTTGATTATCCATTCTCTGTTGTATCACACGAAATGGCACATCAATGGTGGGCGCATCAAGTAATTGGCGCAAACGTTAAAGGTGCAACTTTAATGTCTGAATCGGTTTCGGAATATAGTTCGTTAATGGTTTTGCAAGAACGTTATGGAAAAGGTCAAATGCGTAAGTTTTTGAAAGATGCTTTAGATAGTTATTTACAAGGAAGAACATTTGAATGGAAAAGTGAAAATCCTTTAATGTATAACGAGAACCAACAATACATTCATTATAACAAAGGTTCGTTAGTACTTTATGCAATGAGCGATTATATTGGCGAAAAGAATTTTAACGATGCTTTAAAAGAATATGTTTCGGCAGTTGCTTTCCAAGAAGCTCCGTACACAAACTCAATCGAATTTGTGAGTTATATTCAAAAAGCTACGCCAGATTCGTTGCAATATTTGATTAAAGATATGTTTGAAACCATCACTTTATATAATAACAAAGCAAATAATGTGATTTCGAAAAAACTTCCAAACGGAAATTATTTGGTTGAGATTGATTTCAATGTTGCTAAATATCGTTCAGGTAAAGACGGAGAGAAAATCTATAAAGATGAAAATGGAAAAACATTAGTTTATGGAACAGGTAAAAATAAAGTTGAATCGTTGCCTTTACAAGATTATGTTGAAATTGGAATTTTTGGAGAACCTAAAAAACAAGGTAAATACGAATTAGAAAATGAATTATTTATCAAGAAATATAAGATTGATAAAATCAATAATAAAATACAGATTGAAGTAAAAGAAAAACCAATCGAAGTTGGTGTAGATCCGTACAATAAATTAATTGATACCGATTCTAATGACAATCGTAAAAAGATTTAG
- a CDS encoding thioredoxin family protein, giving the protein MKNNVNFIKMLFDMSKAFSEMIPLGIKAHDFVLEDVTSKRKYSFDDVKGEKGTLIFFICNHCPYVHHVIDELIMIANDYRVQGIGFAAISSNDFEAYPDDAPNKMIDFAFDHNFEFPYLIDYDQEVAKKYNASCTPDFYLYDQQNKLIYHGQIDDSRPGNNIPTSGNDLRNAIDSILYNRSLNSVQKPSMGCNIKWKKNSVL; this is encoded by the coding sequence ATGAAAAATAACGTTAATTTTATAAAAATGTTGTTTGATATGAGTAAAGCTTTTTCTGAAATGATTCCGCTAGGAATTAAAGCGCATGATTTTGTATTAGAAGATGTAACTTCTAAACGGAAATATTCTTTTGATGATGTTAAAGGAGAAAAAGGAACTTTGATTTTCTTTATATGTAATCATTGTCCATATGTTCATCATGTTATAGATGAATTAATTATGATTGCAAATGATTATCGAGTTCAAGGAATTGGATTCGCTGCAATTTCGAGTAATGACTTTGAAGCTTATCCAGACGATGCACCAAATAAGATGATTGATTTTGCTTTTGATCATAATTTTGAATTTCCTTATTTGATTGATTATGATCAGGAAGTCGCAAAGAAATATAACGCAAGTTGTACACCTGATTTTTATTTGTATGATCAACAAAATAAATTAATTTATCACGGTCAAATTGATGATTCTCGTCCTGGAAATAACATTCCAACTAGTGGAAATGATCTTAGAAATGCAATCGATTCAATTTTATATAATCGTTCTTTAAATTCTGTTCAAAAACCTAGTATGGGCTGTAATATTAAATGGAAAAAAAATAGTGTATTATAA
- a CDS encoding acetate uptake transporter, whose translation MSEYLHLKDQTSNPGPIGLFGFALTTILLNIHNAGFYPIDTMIMGMGIFFGGISQFCAGVMEWKRGNQFGSVAFMSFGAFWLSLVFIWIATAAGLPKPDSVSMGCYLAMWGLFAFVFFLQTLNGLRVGKILFGLLVILFALLSTFNFTGITWIGRLAGFEGILCGFVAFYEGSAIMINHKYQKNVLPM comes from the coding sequence ATGAGTGAGTACTTACATTTAAAAGATCAAACTTCAAATCCTGGCCCAATTGGTTTATTTGGATTTGCTTTGACCACAATTTTACTAAATATTCATAATGCCGGTTTTTATCCAATCGATACCATGATTATGGGAATGGGAATTTTCTTTGGAGGAATTTCACAATTCTGCGCGGGTGTTATGGAATGGAAAAGAGGAAATCAATTTGGGAGCGTTGCATTTATGTCTTTTGGTGCTTTTTGGCTTTCTCTTGTTTTCATTTGGATAGCTACAGCGGCAGGTTTACCAAAACCTGATTCCGTTTCAATGGGCTGTTATTTAGCCATGTGGGGATTATTTGCTTTTGTGTTTTTTCTTCAAACGTTAAACGGTTTAAGGGTTGGTAAAATTTTATTCGGCTTGTTAGTAATCTTATTTGCTTTATTATCAACCTTTAATTTTACAGGAATAACTTGGATTGGTAGACTAGCAGGATTCGAAGGCATTCTATGTGGTTTTGTCGCTTTTTATGAAGGAAGCGCAATTATGATCAATCATAAATATCAAAAAAACGTATTACCAATGTAA